In a genomic window of Balaenoptera ricei isolate mBalRic1 chromosome 3, mBalRic1.hap2, whole genome shotgun sequence:
- the CXCL14 gene encoding C-X-C motif chemokine 14, giving the protein MRILTAALLLLLLALCAARVDGSKCKCSRKGPKIRYSDVKKLEMKPKYPHCEEKMVIITTKSVSRYRGQEHCLHPKLQSTKRFIKWYNAWNEKRRVYEE; this is encoded by the exons ATGAGGATCCTGACGGCAGCGCTGCTCCTGCTGCTCCTGGCGCTGTGCGCCGCGCGCGTGGACG GGTCCAAATGCAAGTGCTCCCGGAAGGGACCCAAGATCCGCTACAGCGACGTGAAGAAGCTGGAAATGAAGCCAAAGTACCCGCACTGCGAGGAGAAAATGGTTAT CATCACCACCAAGAGCGTGTCCAGGTACCGGGGTCAGGAGCACTGCCTGCACCCCAAGCTGCAGAGCACCAAGCGGTTCATCAAGTGGTACAACGCCTGGAATGAGAAGCGCAG GGTCTACGAAGAATAG